AAGAAAagatggggaggggcagggagggaaacCTGTATTCTTTAAAGATGCCAATGCCATAAAAGACACAGAAAGGCTGTAacgttccagattaaaggaggcaACTAAATGCGGTACCTGACCTTGGATCGGACCCTGAACTGGAGGAGGAAATGCTAATGAGAGCCTAGTTAGATCAGTGACCTCCTGGAATACAGGCAGTGcagtggagaaaaatattttattgatgtaAGTTTACGAAGCAGACAACTTTAATGTGGTTATGTGAGGGAATATCCCTATTCTcagaagtatttaggggtaaaggaCCAAGATGTATGTAACTTGCCCTTATatgattcaggaaaaaattaCATATGCACAGAGAGAGtataaatgataaagcaaatgacGTAAGATATTAACAGTCCACAAGGGGTAAGTGGATGTTCCTATTTTAATGTACTATTCCTATTCTTGAAGTTTTTGAAGTCTgaaatgttttccaaatgaaaGATTTTCTCAAAAGGCCAAAAAATTTAGCAGCAGAACTGGTTAtttcaaacaaaatcccaggtgGAACCCTGTGTGTAAAAGAGGGACAAGCAGGTTTGTCTGGGGTCAAGCCCAGTCCTGTGTCCCTCTGGCGGCCCCTGGGGTGCCTCCTGGAACCCAGCGTGGAAACCACTGAGTGGCTGCATCTTCCACATTTGGAGCAGCCGTTCCTGCATCTTCACATCTACTGGACACTCACCCACACACCTGTTCGCCTCTGAGCCTCGCCACAGCCCAGGTGAACGGGGCTAGAAACCAGAGGCTCTGGAAGATTAGTACCTCCTTGGGGCCACGCAGCCCAGGTGTTTTCTGTGTGCTCTCCCCACCTCTACCCTGCACGGCAACCTGCAAGGTAGgtcttatcatccccattttgcacACAAGCAGAGGCCCCATGAGATTCAAGTCTAAGGCTACAGCACCGGAGCGGGGTTCAAACCCACGTCCTTGAACGAACCCTCAGACCCCTGCTCTTCTTGGCGGAACTGCTTCCTCTCAGGGGAAGAGGCTGAGGTTCCGAGTGGGGCAGCCCAGGTAAGATTGGGAGCCACTGGGTTCACAAGGCCAGTGCTCACTCAGCAGTGGGAGGGGAACCCACTGTCTGGCTCTTGCCAAGAAACCCATCTGTTCCTGGTGGGTCTGTTCCTGGTGGGGAATCTTCACACGGAGCCTTGATCCCGTCCTGAATTTCTGGGCTCAGAGTCTCCCTGCCTGGAGCTGGCTTTCGAATCAGCAGAGGTTCCTGTCTTCCTGCCCGGGCCAGCCAAGGACAAGGAAGCTATAAGCGTCCTTGTTCTGTTCAGTCTTTCACGGGCTGAGCTCCGGCAGTgcctctctgtctttcttttccctcagaTTTAGCCattccctcccccattccctgcTCGTTGGTAGGTTTTTAGTAAGTAAATTCATTGTCAGCAAAACAGTGTTTGAAGTCACTGCCAAGACACTGAGTGTTTAAAAGAACTGCAGGAAGCTCAAGGCTTCTGAGTAAAGGGGGACTCGCTGAGGATGCAATTGCCCATTTCAGGCCCAAAGCTGCCTCCCTGATAACGGCTCAGGGTCTGTAGAGCCCTGGGCCCTGACTTTGCCCCGAGCCCCCTCAAGGCAGGGAGAATGACTGCCCGAATGAGAAGTTCAGAGGGGAAGGTAACTGTCCTTGTTAAGTGCCAGCCACTGGGCTGGATGCAAACTGCAGACTCATCTCAGTCCCACAACAGCCCCATAACGCGGGTGTAGCTGTGCTGACTTAACACaggtgaaactgaggctcagagcaccGAAGTTACCTGGacagtcacacagctgggaaggaaGCACGGATCTCTCTCTTCCACATTCCCCCAAGGTCCCAGGCCCGCCTGTCTGTTCTCGCTGAGGCTGCTCCCAGCAAAGGGTCCTACGGGGCTTTGTCTCTTTTCCTGCCCTGATCCTGCTGCCCCCTCTGCACACCACGCAGGACACCCCCTgagcctgcctccctcccccgctGCTGACCTGGGGCCGCCTCGCTCTGAGAAAGTTCCTGGCCAGCCCTCTGCCACGCCACAGTGGGGACTTAACCTCCAGCCTCACATCGCTGCTGTGGGCTCCTGGACAGCTTCCCGGGTTCCGCACCCCTGGGACAGAGCAGGCCCACCTCTGAGAGCTCTGGGGGGTGCAGGCTGCCTGCTGACCCCCACCTGACTTCCTTGGAGATTTCTGAGGCGGTTTCTCAGCTGTGGAGCTCACACGCTGGCCTGGTCTCTGGACTCTGCACCGCATGGGACATCCCATCTCGAGGTCTGACTCCCACTCCGTGAAGAAAACCCTCCACTTCAGCACCCCGACTCCACTGCTGTAACCCTCTCTCTTCCAATCACATTTCCAATATTATGATAAAGGGTTAATGTGCAGCTGTAAGTCAGGGTGGCATCTGCTTACGGGGAACAGTATTCATTCTCACAATTGACTGTTGGACCCAAGTCAGTTTAATCCAAAAGAGTGACTCCAACCTGGAACTGTGGCCTGTGAGGAAGTTTTTCTAGGGTGAGGGGACCTTGCACCATCCCCCAGTCACACACTAACAGATGTTTTCTGTTGGCCTGTGGTCACACTGGCCTGCCCTTCTCCAAGGCAGATGGAGAATCCCTCCCCTAAAACAGCCACCACTGGTCGAGCCTGCTAGGCACCATGCACTGAGGTTGACATTTGACATATGCTGTTTCCAATACCCACAAGCGACCAAGTGTGGCTTCTGAACCATTAGCGGCCTTAGTTTTGCCTCTTTGTAAAACAGCttcctcagatgaggaaactgggtctTATGGGGTTAAGTAAatcactcaaggtcacacaggtagtaagtgacagagcaggAATCTGAACCTAAGTCTGTATGGCTACAGAGGTTAAAACTCCCTCCACTCTCCATTGCCATGGCTGTCATGTACAGTTACGCAGGTTGCTTACTGCACAGGGACATCCAGCTGAAGGGGTAGTCAGGGGATGAAATCCAGCCAGCATTGCGCTCAGTGTAAGGTGTGCACCACGGTGCAGTGGTGCCTGTGCTTGTCTGCCTGGAGGAGCACTGGGACAAACTGATTAGAAATGGTCCTAATGATGCCCTTCCCAACATCTGCACCCCCTGCTAGGTGCCTTTGCAGCTCTTCTCATCAAGCAGGGAAGTCTGGTTCCTCACCCCTTAAATCTGGGCTAGTCTTGTGACTAAACGAGTCAGTGAAATGTGTCAGACCGGCGTTGTGCCAGTTCAAGTTCATACCGAGAGGCCTTGCAGGCTGTACTTGCCCACTTGGACCCCAACTACCGCCATGGGTACAAGCTTGGGCTAACCTGCTGGAGAATGAGAAACACGTGGCCCAGTCACCCCCATCCGAGACCAGTCAGTAGCCAATCGACCACCCAACACATAAGCAAGGCCATCCTAGCCCAGCCGGCCTCCAAACGACCCCCTCCGACCACAGACCCTCGcatcagcccagcccagctcggGCACACCTGCCCCACTGGCTTCTGTAACTGATTTACGTGGCCATTACGGGTGGAATTGTGTCCTtccaaaactcatatgttgaagtcctagccctCAGTACCTCGAAATGTGACTTCATTGGGACATTAGGTCTTTGCCGATATAATTagctaagatgaggtcatactgttgtagggtgggcccctaatccaatatgactgacgTCCTTATCAAAAGGGGAAGCGTGGACACAGACACGTACACAGAAAGCACACCATGCAAAGACTGGAGTGAtgttgccacaagccaaggaactccCAGAAGCTagcagagaggcctggaacaccTCCTTCCTTACGGCCTTTAGAGGGAGgagggccctgctgacaccttgatctctaactgccagcctccagaactgtgagacaataaatttctgttgtcaccAGTTTGTGGAACTTTGTggcggcagccctagcaaacgaacGTAGCACCTTTGCCTAATTCATACGAAGGCACAGTATGGGCTGGCTTCCTTGGCTGCTTTCAGTGTGGCAGCCAACCATGGCTCCCCTCCCGGCCCCCAGGGAACCCACCGTGGCTACTCCTGCCCCAACAGGCTTCTGATTCTGGGAAGGCTTCTCCAGTGCTTTCCAAGGGCTCTGGAGTTGTCGAGGGGAAGGGGTCCCAGCCTCATACGATATCGCTGCTCCAGGGATCCGGAGAGCGCCCCCAGCCCGGGTCCCTCCCGGCTGCCCACCTACCTGGGTTGCCAAGGGCCATGGAGTCGTAGATGAGCTTACAGGTCTTGAGCAGGGTGGAGATCTTCTTCTCGGGCGAGTAGGCCTTGTGCATACTGGCAAACTTCTGCAGGATCTTCTCCATGATGGGCGCCTCCGGCACGCTAGTGGTCACACCCAGGTCGGTGGTCGTGGTGGCTAGGATCACCAGCTGGTTCTCCTTGAGCTGCTGCAGCGAGCCGTCCTTCCTGTGGATCTCACGCAGGCAGGAGTTGATGGCCTCCTTCAGGGGCTTCAGGACACACTTGTACAAGGCAGACTCCACAATGGCTTCTGCAGGGGGGCGAGAGCAGGAGGGTGAGGAAACCAGCTGCAGGGATCCTGCCCCCACGTCTTGTTGCCTGACAGTGTGGCTATCCCCATGCCATGTCCCTGGAAGGACATACTCACAGCCCCGGCAGGTACAGCCCACAGTTCTGACAGGTGAGACAGTGTAGTACATTCAACAAAAGCCAACACTGCCTAGGGCACAGGAGCCACACATGGTACGTAATGCTtttcacagggcctggcacacatgAAACTCTCACAGGGCTGCTTACTAGCACACCACCTCAGAGAGCACTATGTACATGGGAGTTGTGCAGTATACAACCTGTGCAGCTGTACCTGGAGGGCCTgggtgcccaataaatgtttggtagagttaTTCTTGATGTGTCTCTTTCAATGATCAGATCCATCTGAATCTAGTCTCAAGAATACAGTATAGCCAGAACCTGACTTCTTACCGTTTCCACGGCTACCACCTTGACCTAGGCTGTCATCATCTCTTACTTGAGTTATATGAATAGCCTCTTGCCCTGGCTTCTTTTAGTCCATTCTCAACACAGCAACTGGCATAATCTTGTTATGCCGTGTTTGATCATGACATTCCTGTGCTCAGAGCCCTGTAATGGCTCCCATCTCATCCACCATAGAAGCTGAAGTCTTTCCCGTGGCCCACAAGCCCCCTCTGCGACCTGTCCCTGTGACCTCTCTCGCTCACCACCTGTTTGCTCCCTGTGCTCATGCTGCCCCAGCTACCTTGGCCTTCTTGCTGTTCTGCCAAGCGGCCAGGCTTGCTCCTACCTCGGGGCTTTTGCACTTGCCATTCCCTTTGCCTGGAGAAATGCACGTGGCTACCCACATGGCTTACTCCTTCATTGTTCAAATGTCATCTTATCCCAGAGGCGTCCTGATCAGCTAGTGGAGTGAGAATTAGTCATCTCTGATCTCACAGCGACTGTGCAACATACATGCCATAATCCCCACTCCACAGATGGACCAACGCAGGCTCTGCCGGtgcaggtcacacagctagttgggGCCTGAAcaaggatttgaacccacgtCAACTTGACACCAAGGCAATGTTCAGCTTTGGTTGACAGTAGGGAAATATTCTTGGAAAGTCTTTCTGGCTCTGTCCGATCCCCAGGGTCTCAGCTACTGGCCCAGCAGGGGAGGTCCCAAGTCCTGTCCCTGTAGGGAGACACCTGAGCTGCTCTATccctgggaggtgagggaggggcccaTGTCCCCACGGCTGAGTCTCAGGAGAGGTCAAGATAACCCTTCCCTGGCACGCACGCCTAGGCTTGGCCCATGTCTGGGTCTAGGGCTGGTCCTGGCTGTCTTGGTCCTCATCCTgctgcctccctcttcccctttgctTCTCCAGCCTCTTCAACAGGACGACACACAGCTGCCCTTGCCTCCGTCACCCCACTCCTGTCTGTCCTTCCAGGCCCTCAGAGCCTCTGCAGCTAGAGGCGTGGTGACCCGGAGGCAGGGACCTGCGGTCAGCTTCCCCACCGCCCCTGGCTCCCGTGTAACCTTGACCAAGTCCGTTCCCCTTCCCGGGCCTTTTTCCTCATCTACAGAATAAGAGGGTCCATGCCCTCTAGGGTCTCCACATCTCTGCAGCCACCAGATCTCTTGCAGGGACTGCCTCTGACCCTCCGCAGCCATGTGTGttcgtgcttttttttttttggccgctaaTCGCTCCTGCTGACTTGTCTGCCTAACAAAACCAGGAGCATCCTGAGGGTGGGGTCCTGCCCAGCTCTCAGGTGGTTGAGGTTCTGCCATCTAACTGGGCCCATGGGCCGAACTCGGAAGGAGGAGACAGAACAGCAGAGGGGTTAGTTCACGGAAAGGGAGGATCATCTGGGTCTATCCCTGGCTCCCAcccgctcccagcccctgccccaggatGCGGACCGACCTAGCTCCTCCTCGGAGTGCAGGGCGGGGTCCACCAGGGCCTTGAGCTCGGTGCTCTGCAGCAGGTAGCTCTTGAGCTGGGTCATCATGGTGCGGATCTCCTGCAGCATCTCCATGCTGGAGGTCTGGTGCGCCATCATCTCCAGGCTGTACACCTTGTAGTCCTGCACCAGGCTGCCGAAGTACGAGGCCTTGTCCTGGGCCAGCTCCACCACCCTCTTGTACAGCTTGCGGTTGTTGGAGAGGAAGGCGCTGAAGACGCTGGAGAAGCTCACGAAGCTCAGGCGGTGGCGGGCCTTGCCCAGGATCATCGACGACTTCTTCTTGATGCCGGGGCTGCTGAACTGCTCCAGCTCCTCCTCCGTGCTGCTGGTCGAGTAGGAGTCCTGGTCTGTGGCCGAGGCGGGCACCCCCAAGCTGTCcgagagggaggccagggagcccTTGAACTCCGGGGTGCTCTGGGGCCGGGCCCCGGGCCGGGCACGCGGGCTCTGAGTGCCAGCCGTGGGGGCAGGACCTTGGCCTTCTCCCAGTGGACCGGGCCTGGGGTTCTCGGGGGCCTCCCCGTCCGTGGAAAGCTCGGCAGTCTCCAGGGGAATTGGAAGGACCGAGACCAGCTGCCGGGAGAGCCGTTTCTTCCTGGGAGGTGGGACTGGGGGTTGTCGAATCTTCCTCGGAGGCTCTGGCATGCTGCCCGGATCGCCGGCTTTGGCCGCTGCTTCCTGGCCTTGCTCTGTGGTTCTCTGAGGCCCGTCCCCAGGGCTGCCGGAGGTCCCCTGGGGAGGCAGGCGGAGCGGGGATGCCCTGGAAGGACCCACCGGGTCCCCCTCCGCTGCCGCCCCCCTGTCCGCCTTCCCTGCACTCGGGTCCTCCAGGGAAGCCTTCTCCGCGATGCGGCGTCTGGGAGGGGCGGCGGGGAGGCTCTTCTTCGTGGGCGCTGGAGGGACGGGGGACTgcaaggggctgggggctgcccccGGCTTCATCTCTTCCTCCCTGAGGGGGCCCAGGCCTGCGAGGGGACGCGGGAGCCTCTCACAGGCTGTCATGGGTGGCTGGCTTGGAAGCTCTGGGGGGCCTGGGGTGTGGGGTGCCAGGCGGGGGGCAGAcgctgggggtgaggggggaaGGGCCTTGGGATGCGGAGGCGGGGGAGCAGCCGCTGAGGGAGAACCGGGCAGAGGGCAGGCCAGAGGGGGGCCGGGGGGAGGAGGCCGGCTGGAgctggggggatggagggggagcggcgggggagggggggctggGCGGCGAGGGGCCCacctggaggtgggggaggtaGCCTCGGAGGCGGGAGGCGACGGCAAGGGGCAGCTTCCCAGGGGTGGCTGGTCAGCCGGCAGGGAGCTGCCGCAGTCCTCGATGAAGACTGGATTCACAAACCACAGGCGGCCGTTTCCTATGGACAGCTCGATTTCACACGAGCAGTTTTCGTAATGGGCGGATGACCTGAGAATGGAGGTGGGGGGCGCTCCCGGGGCTGGGTCTCTCGGGGCCTCCACTGGGCTCCCACCTCCTGGCCGGGGGTTCAGCGAGGAGTCCCAGAATCCTGTCGagatgagggagggagaggcggTCAGTCCTGAAGCCGGGCCCCAGCCTGGCCCGGGCGGTGTCTGTGGGCTGCACGGGGGGCAGGGCGAGGGAAGGCCACACACAGTGCTTGCTTCACCGCTCAGAGGGTTGGTTTCCCCTCTTGGACTGTTTTAAACCTCTCCCACTACTTCCTGCTTTGAGAGGGGAAGCCCCACGCCATCCTCCCCTGAGGTGTCGGGCTGGGGCCTGGACGGTGCTGGTGACAGGCTCAGCTTCAGTCCTGTCCCCTGGCGTGTGAGACCCCACGGTGGGGGGGGCACCCATGCCCCGGGGTGCAGGTACGTACGGGGATGGAGGGGGCAGAACCCCGGAGCTCCCGATGCTGACCGGCTGGGTGCTCTGGGGCAGGTCACCAGACCTTTCTAGGCCTTCATCTAGTCATCCCTAGGATGGGGTCCCGACAGAGAAGTTGCTTTGGGCCTGTTTGGGCCACTGCAGCTGTCACAGCAGGAAGAATGAACTATGGATTGTAGCCAGTGAGCCCAGACCTGACCACCCAAGTGGGGGAATGCCTGCCCTCTGCAAAATGATTCTGCCTCTGGCCAACCTGTCTTAAAACAGGAAGCTGCCCTGTGCCCCCAGCTCAGAGAGCTGGAGCTCCTGCACTGCTGAGTTAAGTCCCAGCACATGCCTTGCTCTTGACTCAGCCCTTAGCTGGGGCCACCGAAGCAGGGCTACACTGATGGTCAGCGCCAGGCTTGTTCTAGGTAACGGGCATGGGACGTCCAAGCTGAAAGGGCGCCGGGGCTTGACTAGCTCAGAGGAGTTCTTGACCTCTCGGTACCAGGCTCTATGGAGAATCTGACAAAAGCTCGGGATGCTCCCAAAAGGCCACAGGAGCACATTTTGAGAACAAGGTCACTTGGCTGGCAGGTCACTGCAAGCTCCCTCAGCAGCTCCTTTTGGAGGAGTTTGGAACCCAGGTCTCGTTCCACACGTTCATTTCAGAGATCGATAGTGCAAATTCATTGTTAGTGATTGAGACAGGCCTCTAGCCTCTCACCCAGGGCTCTTTACCTCTGGGAGGGAGTCATCAGTAAGAAAACCACCAAAAACAGCATCAAAGACAATACGAGGAACAAACATGCACTGCGTTCTGGCTGTTGGGGATTCCTTGCTCTACAGGGACCATCTCACCGATCCCTGACCACAGGCCTCTGGTGTAAGTCCTCATGTTGTCCCCGTGTGGCAGATGACGATGAGAAAGCCAGGGAGATGAACGGTCACCGGGGTGGTGAGTGaaggagctggaatttgaactagGTCACACTAGCTCTAAAgctgagagtggcatggacatatagacactaccaaacgtgaaacagatagctagtgggaagcagccgcatagcacagggagatcagctcggtgctttgtgaccacctggaggggtgggatagggagggtgggagggagatgcaagagggaggggatatggggatatatgtatacgtatagctgactcactttgttacacagcagaaactaacacaccattgtaaagcaattatactccaataaagatgttaaaaataataataaataaataaataaatagagccgTGTGCTGGGCCGCCCTTCATAGGAACTTGCGACACTTCCCATCCTGGTTGCTCTCCTGGCGTGAGTGAGTAGTGGGGTGGTGAGCACCCCAGAACGGGGAATGTGGTAAGAACACAACAGGCTCTTGACATCGAAAGAAAGGAGATGTTGCAAGATGGCCAAGGGCAGCtgtacatgtgtgtgcacgtgtgcgtgccCGCCCTAAGGGATGGGCACTCTCGGGGCTGTGGGTGTTTGCCACCTTGCTGGCCAAAGGGGTCAGAAACCCAATGAAGGTGAGCAAGGTGTAATCCCAGGATGGTGGGGCTGCCGAGAAACTGACTGAAAGAGAGCCGTGCGCATCCACAGGGGAGCAGGGCGGGACTCATGGTTCAGCCCCGTCCTGGGCAGAGGCTCCCAAGCCTGGAAGTGCCGTGCGGCTGTCTCCACAGCATCAGATGACCAATTTTTGTGGGACTTTCTGACACGCCAGGCTCTGTGCCCATGCCAGCCACCACCTGAGGACGTAGAGAGCCCGGAGGGGGAGGGTGTGTCTCCAGGCTCTCCCTAGATCCAGGCGGGTTGTTCCTGAGGGCTGCCCGGGCCCTATGCTTCACTTTCTTGGGCAGCTATGACCCCTCCATGACCGGTCCATTCTCTCGGGTACTTCGCATGGTCTCCTTGGAAGGTTTCTTAGCAAGGAGCAGCAGGCGGCCAGTCTAAGGTGACTGGGCTGCAGCCCCATAGGTGAGCTGAGGCCCCTGAGGCTCACCTCCAAGTTCTCATAAGACCCTTCCTTTGGGAGAAGGTGCAAGTTATGGGGTAGACGATCAAGAGAACCGCCCACCCATGCTCGGACACTCCCATTACCACTCACCTAGATCGTGGCCATAGGCTGCCTCCATGCCCCCATCCCGCCCCCAATCCATTCTACTCCTTGTGGCTCTGTGCTGGGCGTATGGGGGGCCCTTGATTTCTATTTGTTCAGAATCGCTTCCCAACCTttagcctggcattcaaggcctgtgggatctggccCCGTACACCCTCCCAGCGCTGCCTACTGATCTCCACCCGCTCTCTCTGCTGTTCACTTCTTCCTGAACACGCCACGGGCCACCATGCCTTCAGGTCTTGGCTAgtgtgttccctctgcttggaatgctttTCCCACCCTCTCCACgtggcaaactcctactcatcctccaACACTCAGGTCAAATGTCCCCTGTTTGGTGGAGCCTTCCTGACACGTTCAGGCCTCACCTACACTCCCCTGGGCTCCGCAGTCCTGGTGCACACTGACGGGAGAGACCAACCCTAGGACTGTACTTCTCTGGTTTCATCCTGAACCATGGGAAGAGGTCTAAAGACAAGAAGagaagaagtgagaaaatgagaaGAGGGAGGCAAAAAGGAGGGCAAAGAGCTCTATAAGTGATGGACCACCAGCTGGACTGCCCGCCTCAGGATAGCAGGGGGGGTCCCTcatgcacagaaaaaaagaacacattttccACCGCCCAGATCTGTATTCCTACAAGAGTGGAACAGACAGTGGGGTTCACAGAAATGGGCCCGGGGCCTGGGTGATTAGCAACCACTCCCCTGCCCCTAAGATAGGCCTGGTGGTTGTACCTCGCAGGGCAGAGGACCCAAAGCGAATGCCGCTCTGAGGGGTGAGGAGCTGCACCCTGGGGTCTGAGGGCCTATTAGGGAACTCAGTGGCAGCATAGGTCTTTATGCTTAAAAACAaggaagtagggcttccctggtggcacagtggttgagagtccgcctgccgatgcaggggacgcgggttcgtgccccggtccgggaagatcccacatgccgcggagcggctgggtccgtgagccacggccgctgagcctgcgcgtccggagcctgtgcttcgcaacgggagaggccacaacagtgagaggcccgcgtaccgcaaaaaaaaaaaaaaacaaggaagtaGGTAACATTCTCTGCAGCCTACACAATGCCAAGGCCAGGGGAGAAGCGGAACGCTGTCATGCAGGCCTTGCGGTTGGCTTGGCTGTGGGCATCTGTGCCCACTGGCACTGGGCAAGCTCAGTTCAGTGGTCGCAGTTCCCCTAAGGGCCTGTGCCCTCACTGCCTCTGTGCTGCCCTCGGACTGAGGCAGATGTTTTGCTGGCCCTGTGGCTTCCTGTGTCTCAGCTGGGGATGCCTTCTGCCAGGCGTCCACTCCTACAACCCTCAGAGgtcccaggccaggccaggtACTGGGCTGTAGACCCTGAAGGCAAAGGTGACAAAGATTTCACACTTGAGGAGCCCTGGGCTACCGGCAGAACAAAGAGGGGACGAGTAAATGCAGCCAAGTATTCCAGATGCCATGGAAACAGCTAGAAAGTCTGGTGAGATCAGTGGGTGAATGTTGTTGTGGCATCCTAAAGACGGGCTGTTGGACAGCCATTCAATCTGGagttttcattgaatttttaataagTAGGAAAATTCTCATTATATAATGTAAAGGAAAAAGCAAGTTACAGGCAAACTTGGACGCACTATAGAACATATGCTTtttctaaacatattttaaaaatattaaaacatatacatactacaAATATGTCTGAGAACCTCTGCAAATCTAACCCCTATCTGTCACCGCTTTCCCTAGATCCCTTTTGCACTCAGATTCAACTGCATGCAGTTTAGTGCCGAGCTGCCCCCTATGTTAGTTTTGCGGGTCCAAGCTTATACCTACATAGACCTTTTGAACGTTGGCTTTTCCAAGGCCAAACTCAGACTTTCTCACATCAGCTCACGAGCAAACATTCTGGGCGATCTCGTGGTGCTGAGCCTGTAGGTCGGTAGCCCCGTTTCAGCAACGTCATCCCTGTCTGAACGGCAGGGCTTGTGCAATGATTTGGATATTCATGACATTCTATTCATTTTGTAAAAAGTGAGTAGAGTGCCAGAAAAAGAACCACCGCCGACACTAGCGACAGAAGACACATACGCCTCGTAAACGTATTCCAACTATGAGATCACCAGGTCGGGAGTCAGAGCCTGGCCGGTGGCAGGTCGGAGCGGGAACCAGGGCTTAGGGAGGAGGCTGAGCTGTGTGCAGAGATGAGCGTCTGCTGCCTGCAAAGCCCGGCTGACCTTCTGCTCCTATCACGGAGATTTCCCGGCAGCCTTTCACTAAGCCCCCTTTTATCTAAGCTCGTTTGGGTGGGTTTCACTCCTCTGCCGCAAGAGTGCCTTGCCCAGAACAACGTGTGATGCTGGGCACAATGCCTGGTGTGTCTGGGCCCTTGGCAAGTGCTGCTCTTGGCATATTTATCATCACAACCGCAGGTGAAGGTCAGGGAGGTCTGCACATCCCAGAGCCAGG
Above is a genomic segment from Pseudorca crassidens isolate mPseCra1 chromosome 1, mPseCra1.hap1, whole genome shotgun sequence containing:
- the RIN3 gene encoding ras and Rab interactor 3 isoform X2 encodes the protein MWRRRPASGLRLSSGDFEAPSGRSPIPDAGKGEGQQEEEEDGVGPRLPVTPKNCLPLRGISVLEKLVKTCPVWLHVGLGRAEATRILHREAAGTFLVRRDSSLKHPVLCVHFPSPNESSSAVLEYTIKEEKSILYLEGSVLVFEDIFRLIAFYCVSRDLLPFKLRLPQAILEASSFTDLKTIANLGLGFWDSSLNPRPGGGSPVEAPRDPAPGAPPTSILRSSAHYENCSCEIELSIGNGRLWFVNPVFIEDCGSSLPADQPPLGSCPLPSPPASEATSPTSRWAPRRPAPPPPPLPLHPPSSSRPPPPGPPLACPLPGSPSAAAPPPPHPKALPPSPPASAPRLAPHTPGPPELPSQPPMTACERLPRPLAGLGPLREEEMKPGAAPSPLQSPVPPAPTKKSLPAAPPRRRIAEKASLEDPSAGKADRGAAAEGDPVGPSRASPLRLPPQGTSGSPGDGPQRTTEQGQEAAAKAGDPGSMPEPPRKIRQPPVPPPRKKRLSRQLVSVLPIPLETAELSTDGEAPENPRPGPLGEGQGPAPTAGTQSPRARPGARPQSTPEFKGSLASLSDSLGVPASATDQDSYSTSSTEEELEQFSSPGIKKKSSMILGKARHRLSFVSFSSVFSAFLSNNRKLYKRVVELAQDKASYFGSLVQDYKVYSLEMMAHQTSSMEMLQEIRTMMTQLKSYLLQSTELKALVDPALHSEEELEAIVESALYKCVLKPLKEAINSCLREIHRKDGSLQQLKENQLVILATTTTDLGVTTSVPEAPIMEKILQKFASMHKAYSPEKKISTLLKTCKLIYDSMALGNPGSYYLTTTYGALEHIKNYDKITVTRQLSVEVQDSIHRWERRRTLNKARASRSSVQDFICVSYLEPEQQSRTLASRADTLAEVLCAQCAEKFEVVQPQDHRLFVLVDGRCFQLADEALPHRIKGYLLRSEPKRDFHFVYRPLDGGGGSGGPPCLVVREPNFL
- the RIN3 gene encoding ras and Rab interactor 3 isoform X4 encodes the protein MIRQAGAPECADPAGPIPDAGKGEGQQEEEEDGVGPRLPVTPKNCLPLRGISVLEKLVKTCPVWLHVGLGRAEATRILHREAAGTFLVRRDSSLKHPVLCVHFPSPNESSSAVLEYTIKEEKSILYLEGSVLVFEDIFRLIAFYCVSRDLLPFKLRLPQAILEASSFTDLKTIANLGLGFWDSSLNPRPGGGSPVEAPRDPAPGAPPTSILRSSAHYENCSCEIELSIGNGRLWFVNPVFIEDCGSSLPADQPPLGSCPLPSPPASEATSPTSRWAPRRPAPPPPPLPLHPPSSSRPPPPGPPLACPLPGSPSAAAPPPPHPKALPPSPPASAPRLAPHTPGPPELPSQPPMTACERLPRPLAGLGPLREEEMKPGAAPSPLQSPVPPAPTKKSLPAAPPRRRIAEKASLEDPSAGKADRGAAAEGDPVGPSRASPLRLPPQGTSGSPGDGPQRTTEQGQEAAAKAGDPGSMPEPPRKIRQPPVPPPRKKRLSRQLVSVLPIPLETAELSTDGEAPENPRPGPLGEGQGPAPTAGTQSPRARPGARPQSTPEFKGSLASLSDSLGVPASATDQDSYSTSSTEEELEQFSSPGIKKKSSMILGKARHRLSFVSFSSVFSAFLSNNRKLYKRVVELAQDKASYFGSLVQDYKVYSLEMMAHQTSSMEMLQEIRTMMTQLKSYLLQSTELKALVDPALHSEEELEAIVESALYKCVLKPLKEAINSCLREIHRKDGSLQQLKENQLVILATTTTDLGVTTSVPEAPIMEKILQKFASMHKAYSPEKKISTLLKTCKLIYDSMALGNPGKSYGADDFLPVLMYVLARSNLTEMLLNVEYMMELMDPALQLGEGSYYLTTTYGALEHIKNYDKITVTRQLSVEVQDSIHRWERRRTLNKARASRSSVQDFICVSYLEPEQQSRTLASRADTLAEVLCAQCAEKFEVVQPQDHRLFVLVDGRCFQLADEALPHRIKGYLLRSEPKRDFHFVYRPLDGGGGSGGPPCLVVREPNFL